The DNA sequence AGCCTTCGCTTCTGAGCTTTTGGTGTCACTTTCATTGTTGGTATTCCGCCCTTGACGGCGTGTTACTTTTTTCCACGCTTTGCGTGTTAATCCCAACGACGCATCGGTTATTTGTAAGCCTTCGCTATGAGCTTTTGGTGTAACTTTTATTGTTGGTATTCCGCCCTGACAGCGTGTTACTCCCAACGACGCATCAGTTATTTGTAAGCCTTCGCTTGTGAGCGCTTGGTGTCACTTTCATTGTTGGTATTCCGCGCTAACGGCGTGTAGACGATGAGAAACCGAAACGCAGTTTCGCAGTTCGAGGGAGTCATGATCTTTCAACAGCAAAATAAAAGTAACCAAAAGAATGCCGTATACAGGGACGGCAGAGCCTGTCCCGCTCATAAGCCTGAGCTGCCGCTCAATTCACCTAGACGTTTTTTATCTTGGTAAATAAATTCCTTTTTAACGCACCGGCTTGGACAGCACATCCATGTGCAGAGCCAAGCCTAGTGGAAACAACAAGGGCACGCAGAGCTTAGCCCGCTCATAATCCTGAACTGACGCTCAAATCGCTCCATGTTTCCACTTGCTAAAGGAATTGATTTTTCAAGAAAAACGGTCGGAAATTTTCGTAACCGCATTGGTTTGGAATTCTAATGTATTTAAGTGGATGTCCAACCTTTTTCCGATTCGCGAGCCGGACGCCCGTGGATCACCTGCATCACATGTTCCGCATCTAAGGCATTACGCTTAGCACAGCTCCGCCATGCACGCTCCACGACAGCCAGAGAGTCAATAAGCGTGCCGTCTAAATCAAACAAAATCCCTTTAAATTTCATCTTATTTATCCTAATAATAGTGGTTGATATGCGCTGCGAGACTATGAGCAAAGAGCTGCGAGCAAAGAGTTGCGGGCCACGGGCTGGAAGCTCAAAACTAGAAGCTCAATAAAAAAGGTATAGCTGTTCTCCATTACTCAGGTATTGTTATTTATCTTTACCTCTATAACTCAACTTGATAAACCAATAACAAGCTCCTAAAGCGATAATAATAATGCCTAAGCCTACTATTGCTAAGGGATCATATTTTTCTAGATCTAATAAAATCACCTTCCGAGAAACAGCTATAACTGCTACTAATAAAACAACCTCAGCATGTATGACATTATCTTTGAAATACATCTCTACTGTCTCTACAAGCTCGAATCCAATAAGAATAATAAAAAAGAAGCCAAATATTCTAAACAATTCATCTATTTCAAGAAAAAGCACACCATCTGTCGGATCAAATAAATCTACATAAAGCACTATACCAAGCTCTACTATCGAGATAGCGACAATTATTGTCATCAAAATAAGAACAATAAACGACATCCATTTTTTTACTGTGTGAATCAAAGAAACAGCTTTATCTATATTTTTATCCACTAATTACATACTCCAATATTTGTATAACGAGGCTGTAGAATTACTCTCTCAGCCAAATTCTAACCTCACTCGCCTTTAAAAAAGCAACAAGGCGAAACACCGCCCAATACAGATCCCACAATTAACTATAAATAAGTAGTCACGGGCTTGTTCAACAACCAGATAAGATATCGACTGCGCGACACCTATCCTTATTTTTCAGGTATGTTACTTTAAAAAATCGCCATCAATTATTAACAAGTGGACACCATTT is a window from the Psychromonas ingrahamii 37 genome containing:
- a CDS encoding HAD family hydrolase — encoded protein: MKFKGILFDLDGTLIDSLAVVERAWRSCAKRNALDAEHVMQVIHGRPARESEKGWTST
- a CDS encoding phosphate-starvation-inducible PsiE family protein; this translates as MDKNIDKAVSLIHTVKKWMSFIVLILMTIIVAISIVELGIVLYVDLFDPTDGVLFLEIDELFRIFGFFFIILIGFELVETVEMYFKDNVIHAEVVLLVAVIAVSRKVILLDLEKYDPLAIVGLGIIIIALGACYWFIKLSYRGKDK